Within Saccharomonospora cyanea NA-134, the genomic segment CCGGCTCAGGCCGTGCCGCCCGCACCGCCCGCACCGCCGAGGCCCCGTCGCCGTCCCGTGCCCGAGCGGCCGGAGCGGTCGCTCGAGGAGCGGCTCACCATGACCGACCAGTTGGAGCCGGTCGACGACGCGACCAAGTACCGCCGCAAGATCGACGAGTCGCTGGCGCGGTTCTCCGCCGCGCACGACGAGCTCGAAGCGGAGGAACGCAAGAAGCGGCAGAAGCGGCAGCGCCTCTTCGAGCACACGATGACCGCGTTGCAGCGCGTGGTGCCGGTGGGTTCGAAGTCACCTCGGCGAGGCGGCCCGCGCAGCACCCACCCCGACCCCGACGACGACGGTGAGCCTGAACCGGTCGGCCCCACCGAAGCCGAAGCGGGCACCGAAGACACCGAGCCCGAACCCGACGCACCCGCCACGCGGGGCAAGCCCGGAAGGCGCCGGGTTCTCGCCTCACGCGCGAGCGCCGTCGTGATCGCCACGCTCGTGTTCCTCGGCACCGGTGTCGGCTGGGGCGCCAAGACCTGGTTCGAGGGACAGTTCAACGAGATCGCGGCACTGGACGAGAACTCGGCGGACATCCGGCGGGCGTCCGCGCAGCTCGGCGACGAGAACTTCCTCATCGTCGGATCCGACACCAGGGAGGGCGCGAGCGCCGAGGAGAACGTCGGTTCGGCCGAGACGGTCGGCGGTGCGCGGTCCGACACCGTGATGCTCGCGCACATCCCCAAGGACCGGAAACGCGCCGTCGTGGTGTCCTTTCCGCGTGACCTGGAGATCACGCGACCGGAGTGCCAGCGATGGAACTCGGCCACGGGCGAGTACGGCGAGGTCGTCCCCGCGGCCGACGCGGTGAAGCTGAACTCGGCGTTCAACCTCGGTGGCCCCCGCTGCGTGACGAAGGTCATCCAGCAGATCTCCGGCATGAAGATCAATCACTTCGTCGGCATCGACTTCCAGGGCTTCAAAGGCATGGTGGACGCCGTCGGCGGGGTGACCGTGCACTTCACCGAGCCCATGCGCGACGCCGAACTCGGGTTGATCGTCGCGGAGACAGGGGACGTGGTGCTCAAGGGCGACCAGGCGCTGAGCTACGTGCGGGCCCGCAAGGTCTACGGCGACCCGACGTTCTCCGACTACGGCAGGATGCAGCGCCAGCAGCAGTTCCTGTCGTCCCTGTTGCGCAAGGTCATGTCCACGGACGTGCTGCTCGACATGGGTAAGCTGACCGGCTTCGTGCAGGCGTTCGCGCAGTCCACGTTCGGCGAGAACATCGGCGTCGACCAGATGATCACGCTCGCGCAGTCGATGAGGGGCATGGACGCGGGCAGGGTCACCTTCCTCACCGTCCCGACCGTCGGCGAGGCCAACGAGCGCGGCAACGAGGTGTTGCTGGAGGCCGACGTCGACGAGCTGTTCGAGTCGCTGATCGAGAACACCCCGCTGCCCGGTGAGGAACCGGCCGGAGCCCCGGACGAGAAGGTCGACCAGGGAACCGATTCCGCCACCACCCAGCAGGCCGCTCCCGCATGACGGGCGTACAGCTCCGGTTCACGCAGGATTCACTGCGCTGTACGGCAGGGGTGCTAACCCGGACGTAGAGTGATCCTCATGCGCGAGGCTTACCACGTCGAACTGGAAAACCTGGCCACCAAGCTGGCCGAGATGTCCGCCTCGGTGTCGGACGCCATGGAGCGGGCCACCAAGGCCATGCTGGAGTCGGACCTCGAACTCGCCGAACGGGTCATCAGCGACGACACACTTGTCGACGACGCCCGTGCCGACTGCGAGGAGCAGGCCTACGCCCTGCTCGCCCTGCAGGCGCCGGTGGCCACCGACCTGCGGATCGTGCTCGCCGCCATCCACGCGGCCGAGAGCCTGGAGCGAATGGGCGACCTCGCCCTGCACGTCGCCAAGGCCGCCCGCCGCCGTCACCCCGAGCCGGTGCTGCCCGAGAACGTGCAGCCGTACTTCGCGGACATGGGCAAGATCGCCGTCCGGCTGGCCCGCCGGGTCGAGCAGATCATCAAGACTCGCGACATCGAGGCCGCCCGCAGCCTCGAATCGGACGACGACCAGGTCGACGACATCCACCGCCACCTGTTCAGCGTCATCATGGACAAGAACTGGGAGCACGGCGTCGCCACGGCCGTGGACGTGACCCTGCTCGGCAGGTTCTACGAGCGGTACGCCGACCACGCCGTGTCGGTGGCTCGCCGAATGGTGTTCGTGGCCACAGGGCGTATGCCGGGCTACTCGACCATCGAGCCGTGAAACACCCGAAAAGCTGCTTGCCCCACACCGGGTGTCCATGTTGCGTACCGCTGACGGCCCCTTCGATGCTAACGCTGCGTCACGTCCTTGTGATGTCGCCGTGACGTTCGACGGATGTCCGACTTCGTTCAGCTTTTGTTCACCAACGCTGTCCTGCCGCGTCACGTGGCGCCCATAGCGTCCAGCATCGTGAGCATCCCCCGAGGTCGGCAGCGACCGGCCTCCACCTTTCGGAAGAGGTCTACTGTGAAGCGTTACCCCCTGGGCCGCGTCGTCGCCCTTCCGGCGGCTGCCGCTCTCACCCTCGGCATCGCGGCCTGCGGTTCGGCCAACGAGCAGGGCGGTGGACAAGGCGGCGACGACTCGGGACTGTCCGGCACGATCTCGGGCGCAGGCGCCAGCTCGCAGGAAGCCGCGCAGAAGGCGTGGCAGGCCAGCTTCCTCGACAACAACTCCGGCGTGACGGTGAACTACGACCCCATCGGCTCCGGTGGCGGTCGTGAGCAGTTCATCAACGGCGGTTCGGACTTCGGTGGCAGCGACGCCTACCTGGACGACGAGGAACTGGCGGCGGCCAAGGAGCGTTGCGGCGACGTCGTGGAGATCCCGACGTACGTGTCGCCGGTCGCGGTGATCTTCAACCTGGAGGGCGTCGAGGAGCTGAACCTCAAGCCCGAGACCATCGCGAAGATCTTCAACCAGAAGATCACCAAGTGGAACGACCCGGAGATCGCGGCCGACAACCCGAACGTCGACCTCCCCGACCTCGCCATCACGCCGGTCAACCGCTCGGACGAGTCGGGTACCACGGAGAACTTCGTCGAGTACCTCAAGGCCGCCGCGGGTGACGAGTGGCCGCACGAGGTCAGCGGCGACTGGCCGGTGGAGGGTGGCGAGGCCGCCCAGGGCACCTCGGGCGTGGTCCAGGCCGTCAGCAACGGCAACGGCACCATCGGTTACGCCGACGCCAGCATGGCCGGCGACCTCGGCACGGTGAAGGTCGGCGTCGGCGACGAGTTCGTCGCCTACTCGCCGCAGGCCGCCGCCAAGGTGCTCGAGGTCTCGGAGCGCGTCGAGGGTCGCGGTGACTACAGCTTCGCCTACGAGCTGGCGCGCGACACCACCGAGGAGGGCACGTACCCCATCGTCCTGGTTTCGTACGCTCTGGCCTGCACCAACTACGATGACCCCGCGAAGGCCGAAATCGTGAAGGCGTACTTCAACCACATGATCAGCTCCGAGGGGCAGCAGGCCTCGGCGGACAACGCCGGTTCCGCCCCCATCTCCGACGCTCTGCGCAAGGAGATCCAGCCCGCCGTCGACGCGATCGGCTCCGGCAGCTGACACGCACAACAGCAACCTGTCCGGGTGGTCACCTGACCAGGTGACCACCCGGATGCCGTGTCCAGGTGTCGTGGCACGTCATGACTCGGGCACCGCGACGAGCACCAGAAGGGATGGCAATTGCCCAGCACAGCGGAAAGGCCGCGCACGCGAAAAGTGCCGCAGCGGCCAGGTGACCGCATCTTCGCTGGCGCCTCCACAGGCGCGGGCGTCCTGATCCTTGTCGTACTCGCGGGTGTCGCGGCGTTCCTCCTCGTCGAGGCCTGGCCCGCGCTCGTCGCACCGGCGGAGGACATCCCCGACGGCGAGGGACTCGTCGTCTACATCTGGCCGCTGCTGTTCGGCACCCTGCTCTCGGCGGTGTTCGCCCTCCTCATCGCGGCGCCACTCGCGGTGGCCATCGCGTTGTTCGTCACCTACTACGCCCCGCGCCGTGTCGCGCAGGTCCTGGGGTACGTGATCGACCTGCTCGCGGCCGTGCCGAGCATCGTCTACGGTCTGTGGGGTTTCAACCAGCTCGCGCCGCTCACCGTGGAGCCCACTGGCTGGCTCGCGGAGAACCTCGGGTTCATCCCGCTCTTCGAGGGGCCGCCGTCTGCCACGGGCCGCACCATGCTCGTGGCCGTCATCGTGCTCGCGGTGATGATCCTGCCCATCATCACGGCCGTCGTACGCGAGGCGTTCCGGCAGACACCTCGGCTGCACGAGGAGGCGTCGCTCGCGCTGGGCGCCACCCGCTGGGAGATGATCCGGATGGCGGTACTGCCGTTCGGGAGGTCGAGCATCATCGGCGCGTCGATGCTGGGCCTCGGCCGCGCGCTCGGCGAGACCATGGCCGTGGCCATCGTGCTGTCGGTGTCCGGTGGCGTCACCTTCAACCTCATCGGCACCGGCAACCCAGGGACCATCGCGGCCAACATCGCGTTGCAGTTCCCCGAGTCCACCGGCATCTCCGTCAACACACTGATCGCGTCCGGGCTGGTGCTCTTCGCGCTCACGCTGGTCGTGAACATGGCCGCCCGCGCGGTGATCGAACGGCGCAAGGAATTCTCGGGAGCCAACTGATGTCCAGTCCGACGACCTCTCCCGACATGGACCACACCGACCTGCACACCCCGCTCTCCGGCGTCCCGCTCACCCACGGCCAGCTCCCGAAGTTCGGTCCGTGGCTCGTGCTGGGACTCGCCTTGCTCGCCGGTTTGGGCCTGTGGCAGTTCGCCGAGTGGAACGTCGCGGGCGCGGCCATCGTCGCCGCCTTCGGCTACACCGTCGCCGTCTACGCCTGGGCGCGCGCCGTGGAGGGTGCCCGCAAGGCCAAGGACCGGTTGGTCACGGCCGTCGTCACGGGCGCCTTCCTCCTCGCCCTGCTGCCACTGATCTCCGTCGTGATCACTGTGGTGTCGAAGGGTATGGCCCGCTTCGACGTGGAGTTCTTCACGTACTCGATGCGTGGAGTCCTCGGCGAGGGCGGTGGCGTGTACCACGCCATCATGGGCACGCTGATCATCACGGCGCTCGCCACGGTGATCTCGGTGCCCGTCGGCATGCTGACGGCCATCTACCTCGTGGAGTACGGGCGGGGCAAGCTCGCCAAGGCGATCACGTTCTTCGTCGACGTCATGACCGGTATCCCGTCGATCGTCGCCGGTCTGTTCGCGTACGCACTCTTCGCCCTGATCTTCGGTCCGGGCGTTCGCATGGGCATCATGGGCGCCATCGCGTTGAGCGTGTTGATGATTCCCGTGGTCGTGCGCTCGACGGAGGAGATGCTCAAGCTCGTGCCGAACGAGCTGCGCGAGGCGTCGTACGCGCTCGGTGTGCCCAAGTGGCGCACTATCCTGAAGGTGGTGCTGCCGACCGCTCTGGCCGGGATCGCGACCGGCGTCACGCTCGCGATCGCCCGAGTCATCGGTGAGACGGCTCCGTTGCTGGTGACGGTGGGCATCACCACGAGCGACAACTTCGACCCGTTCGACGGCCGAATGGCCACGCTACCGGTCTTCTCGTACTACCAGTACGTTGCTCCGGGCACCCCGCCCCAACCCGCACTCGACCGGGCCTGGGCAGCGGCGCTGCTGCTCATCATCATCGTGATGGCGCTCAACCTCGTCGCTCGGCTCATCTCCCGACTGTTCGCCCCGAAGACCCGCGGCTGAAGCAAACACCTGGATAGGAAGCACTGTGGCAAAGCGCATCGAGGTCAAGGATCTCGACATCTACTACGACAAGTTCCTCGCCGTGCAGGGCGTGTCGATGACGATCCAGCCACGGTCGGTCACCGCGCTGATCGGTCCTTCCGGCTGCGGCAAGTCCACGTTCCTCCGCACGCTCAACCGCATGCACGAGCTGGTGCCGAGCGCGCGGGTGGAGGGTCAGGTCTTCATGGACGACCAGGACCTCTACGCGCCGAACGTGGACCCCGTGCGGGTGCGCACGCAGATCGGCATGGTCTTCCAGCGGCCCAACCCGTTCCCCACGATGTCGATCTACGACAACGTGGCCGCGGGGCTCAAGCTGAACAACCGGAAGATGAAGCGCGCCGACATGGACGACGTCGTCGAGCAGTCGCTGCGGTCGGCCAACCTGTGGAACGAGGTCAAGGACCGGTTGAACAAGCCTGGTTCGGGCCTCTCCGGTGGTCAGCAGCAGCGGCTCTGCATCGCCAGGGCCATCGCGGTGCAGCCGGACGTCCTGCTGATGGACGAACCGTGCTCGGCGCTCGACCCGATCTCCACGCAGGCCATCGAGGACCTGATGCTGGAGTTGAAGTCCAACTACACGATCGTGATCGTCACGCACAACATGCAGCAGGCGGCCCGCGTGAGTGACGCGACCGGGTTCTTCAACCTCAAGGGCGTCGGTCAGCCCGGCGAACTCGTGGAGATCGACGAGACCACCAAGATCTTCTCGACGCCGCGGAACAAGGCCACCGAGGACTACATCTCCGGCCGCTTCGGCTGAAACCGGCTTCTTCGACCGCGAGGGGCGTGGCAGGACGAGAAGTCCCGCTCACGCCCCTCGTGCGTACTGGACGTCGGTCTCGACCACCTCGAAACCCAGCTTGCGGTAGACGGCGACGGCGGGCGCGTTGTCCCCCTCGACGTAGAGGATGACCTGCTCCAGACCACGCCTCCGCAGGTGCCGCAGCCCGGCGAGGGTCAGTGCCTTGCCGAGCCCGCCGCCCTGCGCGTCGGGATCGACCCCGACGACGTACACCTCCCCGACGGGCTGCCCGCCGAAGCGGTTCGGGTTCGGCGGGTGCACCTTCGTCCAGTGGAAGCCGACCACCCGCCCGTCGGTGTTCTCGGCGAGGAAGAACCCTTCCGCGTCGAACCAGTTCTCGCGCTGCGCTTCCCGCAGGGCCTTCACATCGAACGCGCTCTGCTCCGGGTGCCAGTCGAACGCCCGCGCGTTGACGTCGATCACGGCCTGCTCGTCACGGCCCGGTTCGAACGTCCGCAGCCGGACACCGTCGGGCAGGGCTGGTTCCGGCCACTCCTGTTCGGCCGACGACACTCCCATGACCAGCAGCTCCCTGGCACGCGAGAGCCCGAACCGCTCGGCGAGGCGGGCGGCGGCGGGGTGGTCGCCGTGCGACCACACCCGCAGCGGTCCGGTGGCGGCCCGCAGCACCTCGTCCAGGGTCGCCGTCCCGTGGCCGCGTCGTCGGTGCGCGGGGTGCACGACGAGTTCGGCGACCTGCCGCCCGAACGCGTCACCGCGCGGGTCGAGGTGGGCGTAGGCCACGAGCACGGTGGCGGGACCTTCACCGACGGAGCACAACAGGTGCCGGGGGCCCGAGAACTCCCCGGGAAGCGGTCCACCGGGTTCGACGTCCGGCCTGCCGTCCGTCTCGCGAGCCGCCAGCAGCAGCGCCCGCACGTCCTCGGTCCGCTCGTCCGTCAGTTCGTCGGCCCACACGAAGTCGCGCATGAACCAACCCTAGCCCCGGGGACGCGCTCAGCGGGACGGCACGAACCGCAGGTGCGTTCGCCGCCTCAGCCGCACGGCGAACGCCGCCGTGCGGAACCCAGGCCCCGCAGCGGTACGCCTCGTCCACGCCGCCGAGCTGACTCGGCAAAAGAGAACCATGCCACCCAGAGGCGGGATGGCTTCGGCGGTCCCGCGGCTTCAGCGCGGGGTCAGCTCCTGGGTCAGATCCTCGGCGAACCCGGAAGTCTTCCCGGCCTTGGCCGGACGCTCGAACTTGTACCCCACGTTGCGCACCGTGCCGATCATCTGCTCGTGCTCGGGGCCGAGCTTGGCCCGCAGGCGGCGGACATGGACGTCGACCGTGCGCGTACCGCCGAAGAAGTCGTAGCCCCACACCTCCTGGAGCAGCTGCGCCCTGGTGAACACCCGCCCCGCGTGCTGCGCGAGGTACTTCAGCAGCTCGAACTCCTTGTAGGTCAACTCGAGCGTGCGCCTGCGCAACCGAGCCGTGTAGGTGGCCTCGTCGATCACCAGGTCGCCCACCCGCAGCTCGGTGCCCGCCGTGGCCGCGGCAGCTCCCCGGGTGGTGACCAGCCTCAACCGGGCGTCCAGCTCGGCGGGCCCCGCGGTGGGGAGCACAATGTCATCGGTGCGCCATTCGGAACTCACGGCCACGAGCCCGCCCTCGCCCACCACCGTGATCACCGGCGTGGAGTTCTCCTCGCCGGGACCCTTCAGCAGGCGGCACAGGCTCTTGGCGGACGCCAGGTCACTGCGGGCGTCGACGACGATGACGTCGAGGTGCCCCGCGTCCAGGAGGGCGGTGATCTCGGGTGCGCGCACCCGTACCGTATGCGGCAACAGTTCGAGCGCGGGAAGAACGGAGGTGGCTCGCTGTTCCGGGGTCAACACCAACAGGTCCAGGCTCATGGCCACCACCTCGCACACCAGGCTTTCCGCGGACGCCGAAACGATGTCCCGGTTCAATCAAGAATAGTGTCGGGTCCTGCGACCACAGTGGTTCTGGAACCGGCGTCACACCAATTTGGGTTCGGTGAAACATGCTTTTAACAGAACGGATGTGATTGTGAACACCGCGGTAACGGAGACGGCGCAGTCGGAGGGGACGAGGAGCCGACGTCGAGTGAAGCGCATCGTGATCGTGCTGGTCGTGCTCGTGGGACTGCTGGTGGGCGCCGACTTCGCGGCGGCCACCTTCGCCGAGCACACCGTGTCACAAAAGGCTCGCGAACAACTCGGTCTGAGCCAGGACCCTGCGGTCGAGATCCACGGATTCCCGTTCGCCACGCAGGCTTTGTCCGGCGAATACGATCACATCAGCATCAGCGCCAACGGTGTGCGGGTGCAGCAGTTGCAGGACGTCTCCGTGCGCGCGAACCTCCACGACGTCACCGCCCCGATCTCCGATCTCACCTCGGGCAACGTCGACAACATCGAGATCGGCAGGGTGGCGGGCGAGATCACCCTCAAGGCCAGCGACATCGCCCGCGTGCCGCCGCTGACGAACATCGAGGACCTGCGCATCGAGCCGTCGTCGAAGGCGTACGTGCTTCACGGCGAGGGCGTCGGCGAGGAGCGGGAGGCGCAGGTCGAGCAGGACAGCGACGACTCGACCGCGGGGGTGCGGCTGTCCGGCAAGGCCGACATCGCGGGCGAGCGCATCGAGATCTTCGCCTTCGCGATGATCGAGCTCGACGGCACCACGATCCGCATCACGCCGCACCGCCTCCAGTTCGGCAACGACCAGGAGACCACCGTCGTGCCGGACGAGGTGCAGCAGGCGCTGTTGCCGAACTTCGAGGCCGACATCAACGCGGGTGACATGCCGTTCACCGTGACGCCCACCGCCATCAGGGTCGACTCCGGGTCGCTGACCCTGCACGGCGAGGCGAAGAACGTCTCGTTCGCCCGCGTCACCGGTGCGTTCGGCGGCTGACGAGCTCCGATGACCGGTGTTCTGGTGCTCGTGGGCACACTCGTCCTGGGTGTGCTCACGGGCACGGTGCTGTCCCTGCGCAACGGGAGGATCCGCCGCCCCACCATGTCAGGCATGTCAGGCATGTCAGCCGTGTCACCGTCCGATCCGGCCCCGCCACCCGCCCCGGTCGTCGACGTGCTCACCCCGGGCGCGGTGACGCTCGTGCAGTTGTCGACCACGTTCTGCGCGCCCTGCCGGCACGCGCGCGCGGTGCTGTCGAGGGTCGCCGAGAGCACGGACGGGATCGCGCACGTGGATCTCGACATCACCGACCGGCCCGGCCTCGCCGAGGCCCTGCGAGTCCTGCGCACCCCCACCACGATCGCCTTCGACGACGAGGGCACCGAGTTGCTACGGATCAGCGGGGTGCCGAAGATCGCCACACTGCGGGAGGCTCTGGCCCCCCACGTGCGTCTCACAGAATGAACACCGTTTCCGGAGGGGTGTCGACTGAGTACGCTGGGCGTGTGACCAGGCTGCCCCTCTACCTCCTGACGCAACGGCGCGCCGTCGACCTGTGCCGCGTGCGGAGCAGTCTGTGTCCGTCGAACAGCCTCGCGAGGGACCGGCAGTCGACGCACTAGGAGGTGACATGTCCGCAGAGGCATCCGTGGACCCACGCGGCCCCCGGTTCGCGGCTACGGTCACCACGGTCGTCCTCGCGATCGTTCTGATCAGCGGATGGTGGCCCCTGCTCGCGGTCCAGACCGTGGTGTTCGCCCTCGGTGCCTTCGGTGGACTCCGGATGGCCCCGTACTCGGTGCTGTACCGCACGCTGGTCGCTCCCAGGCTGCGACCCACGAGTGAGCGCGAGGACGCCGCGCCGCTGCGGTTCGCCCAGGCCGTCGGGTTCGGGTTCACCCTCGTCGGAGTCGTCGGCTACGCGACCGACACTCTCGTGATGGCGCAGATCGCCACGGCGTTCGCCCTGTTGGCCGCGTTCCTCAACGCGGCATTCGACTTCTGCCTCGGCTGTGAGGTGTATCCGCTGCTCCGGCGGGTCACACCACGAGACAAGCGTGCGTGAGGCACCGAGAGCCAACCTGGTCTTTCCCGTTTCGTCGATGAAAGAAAGTGAGTGCCGCCATGAGCCGTGAAGACGTGCTGGTCACCACCGAGTGGGCCGAGGAGAACCTGAACACGCAGGGCGTCGTGTTCGCCGAGGTCGACGAGGACACCACCGCCTACGACGGCGGACACATCCCGGGCGCCGTCAGGATCGACTGGCGGACCGAACTCCAGGACCCCGTACGGCGCGACTTCGTCGACCGCGAGGGCTTCGAGAAGCTCATGTCCGCCAAGGGCATCGCAGGCGACGACCTGGTGATCCTCTACGGCGGCAACAACAACTGGTTCGCGGCGTACGCGTACTGGTACTTCAAGCTGTACGGCCACGAGAGGGTGAAGCTGCTCGACGGTGGGCGCAAGAAGTGGGAGCTCGACGGCCGCACCCTGAGCACCGACGAGGTGAACCGGGAGCGCACGAACTACACGGCCAAGGAACAGGACCACTCGCTGCGCGCGTTCCGTGACGAGGTCGTCGAGGCCATCAACACGAAGAACCTCGTGGACGTCCGCTCGCCCGACGAGTTCTCGGGCAAGCTGCTCGCTCCGGCCCACCTGCCGCAGGAGACCGCCCAGCGGGGCGGCCACATCCCCAGCGCGATCAACGTGCCGTGGTCGAAGGCGGCCAACGAGGACGGCACCTTCAAGTCCGCCGAGGAGCTGGAGCGGCTCTACAAGGACGCGGGGCTGGACACCTCCAAGCCCACCATCGCGTACTGCCGCATCGGCGAGCGCTCCAGCCACACGTGGTTCGCGTTGCACGAGCTGATCGGGCTGAAGGACGTGAAGAACTACGACGGTTCGTGGACGGAGTACGGCTCGCTGGTCGGCGTGCCGGTGGAGACGGGAGAACAGCGATGACGGACGGCTGCGGAGCGCCGGCGCAGACGGCGCTGGCCGCCGACGAGGACACCCACGGGCAGATCGTGGTGGCGGGCAAGGTCACCGGCGCGGGCGGTCCGGTCGGCGGCGCGTACGTGCGACTGCTCGACTCGACGGGCGAGTTCACGGGCGAGGTGCAGGCGTCGCCGGAGGGTGACTTCCGGTTCTACGCCGCACCGGGCACGTGGACGGTGCGTGCCCTGCACTCCTCGGGCAACGGCGAGGCCAGCGTCCGAGCCGAAGGACCCGGAGTGCACCAGGTGGCCGTGACGGTCGCCTGAGGAATCGTTCACCGCGAGGCCGCCCACCCGCACACCGGGGGGCGGCCTCGTGCTGTGTCAGGCCTCTCAGGGGTCGGACAGGTGCCGGAGGGGGTCAGCGGGTTATCCTTCGCCCGTGGAGTTCATCTTTACGGCACTGATGGTGTTGGTCGTCGTCGCGTCCGTGTGGTTCAGCGCCTACGTGGTGTACCGCCTGTACTCCGACAACTGATCC encodes:
- a CDS encoding DUF1416 domain-containing protein; this encodes MTDGCGAPAQTALAADEDTHGQIVVAGKVTGAGGPVGGAYVRLLDSTGEFTGEVQASPEGDFRFYAAPGTWTVRALHSSGNGEASVRAEGPGVHQVAVTVA
- a CDS encoding sulfurtransferase — protein: MSREDVLVTTEWAEENLNTQGVVFAEVDEDTTAYDGGHIPGAVRIDWRTELQDPVRRDFVDREGFEKLMSAKGIAGDDLVILYGGNNNWFAAYAYWYFKLYGHERVKLLDGGRKKWELDGRTLSTDEVNRERTNYTAKEQDHSLRAFRDEVVEAINTKNLVDVRSPDEFSGKLLAPAHLPQETAQRGGHIPSAINVPWSKAANEDGTFKSAEELERLYKDAGLDTSKPTIAYCRIGERSSHTWFALHELIGLKDVKNYDGSWTEYGSLVGVPVETGEQR